A single genomic interval of Mucilaginibacter robiniae harbors:
- a CDS encoding penicillin-binding protein has protein sequence MSIRTNILLRVYLAFGLIVVFAFAVLFQLCHVQFGQGKKWRAMADSLSTRYVNVEAARGNIFAVDGSLLATSVPEYELHMDMLAGGIADDKIFYNKVDSLADKLSAFFGDKSSREYASILRQARRDSSRYQLIRRKVSYQELKKIRKFPIFCLGKYKGGLIIIQKNKRILPFRSLAARTIGYKNENVKNAVGLEGAYADYINGESGKRLVQRIAGGVWMPVNQDDEIAPKDGADIISTIDVNFQDVAQEALKKQLIKSQADHGTVILMEVATGEVRAVANYTKVAPDQYEEKFNYAIAGNQDPGSTFKLASYMALLEDKMVDTTTMVGTGNYQIPHHTIKDSHGSIGVVTVKKAFEESSNAAVAYLVNKSYHNDQEKFTDHLYDWKLNEKMGLQIPGEAQPVVKNPSSHSWSNAMSLPQMAYGYEMQLTPLKMLSFYNAVANNGRYVTPVFVREIRRLGQPVEKFETRVANPKLCSDETLRKLHAMLEGVVDEGTGKNIIYNPLYRIAGKTGTAQVADGNRGYKAKRQYQASFCGYFPADKPKYSLIVVINDPKNGYYGALVAGPVFREIADKVYSSDLEMHQNLPTHYVGNTEMPKVKTGNVKAVQQVYNKLGVKALYASNAMAKVPDTSNGIAPQDITYKRGTVPAVTGMGLSDALYVLGNAGYKTTVRGSGVVARQSVAGGSLMPKGSKITIELE, from the coding sequence ATGAGTATCAGAACTAATATATTACTAAGGGTTTATCTGGCTTTTGGCTTGATTGTCGTGTTTGCCTTCGCGGTGCTATTTCAATTATGCCATGTACAATTTGGGCAAGGTAAAAAATGGCGTGCTATGGCCGATAGCTTATCTACACGTTATGTAAACGTAGAGGCAGCTCGTGGTAATATTTTTGCAGTTGACGGAAGTTTGCTGGCTACCTCGGTTCCTGAGTATGAGCTGCATATGGATATGCTGGCTGGCGGTATTGCCGACGATAAAATATTCTACAATAAAGTAGATTCATTAGCTGATAAGTTGTCGGCATTTTTTGGTGATAAGTCATCTCGTGAATACGCTTCTATTCTGCGTCAGGCTCGTCGTGATAGCTCACGTTATCAGTTAATTCGCCGTAAAGTATCTTATCAGGAATTAAAGAAAATTCGCAAGTTTCCTATTTTTTGCTTAGGTAAATACAAAGGCGGTTTAATTATCATACAAAAGAACAAGCGCATATTGCCATTCCGCTCATTAGCAGCCCGTACCATCGGCTATAAAAATGAGAATGTTAAAAATGCAGTAGGCTTGGAAGGTGCTTATGCGGATTATATCAATGGTGAATCAGGCAAGCGTTTGGTTCAGCGTATTGCTGGCGGTGTGTGGATGCCGGTTAATCAGGATGATGAAATTGCGCCTAAAGATGGTGCTGATATCATTTCTACCATCGATGTAAACTTCCAGGATGTAGCTCAGGAGGCTTTGAAAAAGCAGCTAATTAAAAGTCAAGCCGATCATGGTACCGTGATTTTGATGGAAGTAGCTACCGGCGAAGTACGTGCTGTAGCCAATTACACCAAGGTAGCGCCTGATCAATATGAAGAGAAGTTCAATTATGCTATAGCAGGTAATCAGGATCCGGGTTCAACGTTTAAGCTGGCCTCTTATATGGCTTTGCTGGAAGACAAAATGGTAGATACCACTACTATGGTAGGTACTGGTAATTATCAGATACCTCATCATACCATTAAAGATTCACATGGTAGTATTGGCGTAGTTACGGTAAAAAAAGCTTTTGAAGAGTCATCCAATGCTGCGGTGGCTTATTTGGTTAATAAAAGCTACCATAACGATCAGGAAAAATTTACCGATCATTTGTACGATTGGAAGCTAAATGAAAAAATGGGATTGCAAATACCCGGTGAAGCGCAGCCTGTGGTTAAAAACCCAAGCAGCCACAGCTGGAGTAATGCCATGTCATTACCGCAAATGGCTTACGGTTATGAAATGCAGTTAACCCCATTGAAAATGCTGTCGTTTTATAATGCAGTAGCCAATAATGGTCGGTATGTAACTCCTGTTTTTGTTAGAGAAATTAGAAGATTGGGGCAACCAGTTGAGAAATTTGAAACCCGTGTTGCAAATCCTAAATTATGCTCAGATGAAACCCTGCGTAAGTTACATGCTATGCTGGAAGGGGTAGTAGATGAGGGTACTGGTAAAAACATTATTTATAACCCATTGTACAGAATTGCCGGTAAAACCGGTACAGCTCAGGTAGCTGACGGTAACAGGGGCTACAAAGCTAAACGGCAATATCAGGCTTCTTTTTGTGGCTACTTCCCGGCCGATAAGCCTAAGTATTCATTGATAGTGGTTATTAATGACCCCAAAAATGGCTACTATGGTGCTTTAGTAGCTGGTCCGGTTTTCCGGGAAATAGCCGACAAGGTTTACTCTAGCGATCTGGAAATGCACCAGAATTTGCCAACACATTATGTAGGCAATACCGAAATGCCTAAAGTGAAAACCGGCAATGTAAAAGCCGTTCAGCAGGTATATAATAAGTTAGGCGTAAAAGCCTTGTATGCATCTAACGCCATGGCTAAAGTGCCTGATACCAGCAATGGTATAGCGCCGCAGGATATTACTTATAAACGAGGTACTGTGCCCGCTGTAACGGGTATGGGGCTCAGTGATGCCTTATACGTGTTAGGTAATGCAGGTTATAAAACTACGGTACGTGGCAGTGGTGTAGTGGCGCGCCAATCTGTAGCAGGTGGTAGCCTGATGCCTAAGGGAAGTAAAATAACAATTGAACTGGAATGA
- a CDS encoding UDP-N-acetylmuramoyl-L-alanyl-D-glutamate--2,6-diaminopimelate ligase, giving the protein MKYLSDLLEGLAFTELQGSADVEITAVVFDSRKVVAGSLFVAVRGTAVDGHDYIEQAVKDGAIAVICEDLPPHVTGEVDFLMVANSAEALGIISANFYDNPSQKLKLVGVTGTNGKTTTATLLYQLFRDLGYKCGLLSTVENQINGQVIPSTHTTPDPIALNQLLHDMVTKSCDYCFMEVSSHAVAQHRIGGLTFAGGIFSNLTHDHLDYHKTFDGYLKAKKAFFDHLPKTAFALTNVDDKNGLVMLQNTKAAKKTYGLKNMADFKVKILENQFGGLLLNVDGDEVWFKMVGSFNAYNLLAVYATAILLGQDKASVLTSLSNLTGAEGRFDYVIAPNKVIGIVDYAHTPDAVQNVLSTVHDIRKGTEQVITVIGCGGDRDKAKRPVMAKTACDWSDKVILTSDNPRSEEPTQIIKDMEAGVDIAAKRKTISITDRHEAIKTAVHLAQPGDIIVVAGKGHEKYQDIKGVKNHFDDKEELINNFKTLTN; this is encoded by the coding sequence ATGAAGTATTTAAGCGACCTACTGGAAGGCTTGGCCTTTACTGAACTGCAAGGCAGTGCGGATGTGGAAATCACGGCTGTGGTTTTTGATTCGCGCAAGGTAGTAGCTGGGTCGCTGTTTGTGGCTGTACGCGGCACTGCTGTAGATGGTCATGATTATATAGAACAAGCTGTTAAAGATGGGGCTATAGCTGTAATATGTGAAGATTTGCCTCCGCATGTTACCGGCGAAGTGGATTTCTTAATGGTTGCCAATTCGGCCGAAGCTTTAGGTATTATATCAGCAAACTTTTATGATAACCCTTCACAAAAGTTAAAGCTGGTAGGGGTAACTGGTACCAACGGTAAAACCACTACGGCTACCTTGTTATATCAGCTATTTCGCGATTTGGGTTATAAATGTGGGTTATTGTCTACTGTGGAAAACCAGATCAACGGGCAGGTTATTCCATCTACCCACACCACACCTGATCCAATAGCTTTAAACCAGCTGTTGCACGACATGGTAACAAAAAGTTGCGACTACTGCTTTATGGAGGTTAGTTCGCATGCGGTTGCTCAGCACCGTATTGGTGGTTTAACCTTTGCCGGCGGCATATTCTCCAACCTGACGCACGATCACTTAGATTATCATAAAACCTTTGATGGTTATTTGAAAGCTAAAAAGGCATTTTTTGATCATCTGCCTAAAACAGCATTTGCTTTAACCAATGTGGATGATAAAAACGGGTTGGTGATGCTGCAAAATACTAAAGCTGCTAAAAAGACCTACGGCCTGAAAAACATGGCCGACTTTAAGGTAAAAATATTGGAAAACCAGTTTGGCGGCTTGCTGCTGAATGTGGACGGCGACGAAGTATGGTTTAAAATGGTAGGCAGTTTTAATGCTTACAATTTGTTGGCGGTATATGCAACAGCCATTCTGTTAGGTCAGGATAAAGCCAGTGTATTAACCAGCCTGAGTAATCTTACTGGTGCCGAAGGTCGCTTTGATTACGTGATAGCGCCTAACAAAGTAATCGGCATTGTTGATTACGCCCATACGCCCGATGCTGTACAAAATGTATTGAGCACCGTGCATGATATTCGTAAAGGTACCGAACAAGTAATTACTGTAATAGGTTGCGGTGGCGATCGGGATAAAGCTAAACGCCCGGTGATGGCTAAAACAGCTTGCGACTGGAGTGATAAAGTAATCCTAACCTCTGATAATCCGCGTTCGGAAGAGCCAACACAGATTATTAAGGATATGGAAGCCGGAGTGGATATTGCTGCTAAACGTAAAACCATCAGCATTACCGACCGTCATGAAGCGATTAAAACAGCTGTTCATTTAGCCCAGCCTGGTGATATTATCGTAGTAGCCGGCAAGGGGCACGAAAAGTACCAGGATATCAAAGGCGTAAAAAATCACTTTGATGATAAAGAGGAACTGATTAATAATTTTAAAACACTGACTAACTAA
- the mraY gene encoding phospho-N-acetylmuramoyl-pentapeptide-transferase, which yields MLYYLFSYLDRNYNIPGAGVFQYITFRMALAVITSLVITTVWGRRLIDYLRYKQVGETVRNLGLEGQMQKAGTPTMGGIIILLGILIPTLLFAKLDNIYIILMLVTTVWLGAIGFLDDYIKVFKKNKEGLAGRFKIVGQVGLSIIVGWTMYFHSDVIIRQEVKLPVKYDAPVNFHMKNNTPVYTQDVKSTKTTMPFYKNNEFDYAKVLKFIGPGYEYYALLVFLLFVIFIITFISNGANITDGIDGLATGTSAIIGVTLAILAYVSGNTFIADYLNIMYLPNSGELVIFAGAFVGACVGFLWYNSFPAQVFMGDTGSLALGGIIAVFAIVIRKELLLPLLCGIFLVENASVIMQVSWFKFTKKRFGEGRRVFLMAPLHHHYQKRGFHEAKIVTRFWIIGILLAIITVITLKLR from the coding sequence ATGCTCTACTACCTATTTAGCTATTTGGACCGTAACTACAATATTCCTGGTGCAGGAGTGTTTCAGTACATTACGTTTCGTATGGCTTTAGCGGTAATTACTTCGCTGGTTATTACTACCGTTTGGGGCCGCCGTTTAATTGATTATTTGCGCTACAAACAGGTGGGCGAAACTGTGCGTAATTTGGGTTTGGAAGGGCAAATGCAAAAAGCGGGTACACCTACCATGGGCGGTATCATCATTTTACTAGGTATTTTAATACCTACGTTGTTGTTTGCCAAGCTAGATAATATTTACATCATCCTGATGCTGGTTACTACCGTTTGGTTAGGGGCAATCGGCTTTCTGGATGATTATATCAAAGTATTCAAGAAAAATAAAGAAGGGCTAGCTGGTCGCTTCAAAATAGTAGGTCAGGTAGGTTTATCCATCATTGTAGGTTGGACTATGTATTTCCATAGCGATGTTATCATTCGTCAGGAAGTAAAACTGCCAGTAAAATATGATGCGCCGGTAAACTTCCACATGAAGAACAATACGCCGGTATATACTCAGGATGTCAAGTCTACCAAAACTACCATGCCTTTCTATAAAAACAATGAGTTTGATTATGCCAAAGTGCTCAAATTTATTGGTCCAGGCTATGAGTATTATGCCTTGTTGGTGTTTTTGTTGTTTGTGATTTTCATTATCACCTTTATATCAAACGGCGCCAACATTACAGATGGTATTGATGGCTTGGCTACGGGTACCTCAGCTATTATAGGAGTTACGCTGGCCATATTAGCTTATGTATCTGGTAATACATTCATTGCCGATTATCTGAATATCATGTACCTGCCTAATTCTGGCGAGCTGGTAATTTTTGCAGGTGCGTTTGTTGGTGCTTGCGTAGGTTTTCTGTGGTATAATTCATTTCCGGCGCAGGTATTTATGGGTGATACAGGTAGTTTGGCACTGGGCGGTATTATTGCCGTTTTTGCTATTGTAATCCGTAAAGAACTATTGCTGCCTTTACTATGCGGTATATTTCTGGTTGAGAATGCCTCTGTAATTATGCAGGTAAGTTGGTTTAAATTCACCAAAAAACGTTTTGGCGAAGGCCGTAGAGTATTCCTGATGGCTCCTTTGCATCACCATTATCAGAAAAGAGGTTTTCACGAAGCCAAGATTGTAACCCGCTTTTGGATTATCGGTATTCTGCTAGCCATCATAACTGTGATTACCCTGAAGTTGAGATAA
- the murD gene encoding UDP-N-acetylmuramoyl-L-alanine--D-glutamate ligase: MSETNTISSITSFSLSEKAGVRLVVLGAGESGVGAAYLAQQQGYDVFVSDFGPIADHYKVQLQGWKIRFEENQHTEAEIFQAAEVIKSPGIPEKAPIVKALREKGISVISEIEFAGRYTHAKIVGITGSNGKTTTTSLTYHILKNAGLNVGLAGNIGKSFAYQVATEHFDYYVLELSSFMLDDMYQFKMHIAILLNITPDHLDRYNYQMENYVTSKFRITQNQTADDYFIYCADDAETLKYMTEHTFEAQLLPFSIQKELPLGAYLNGEEININTPKNHLQMTINKLALQGKHNIYNSMASGITAKILELRNDTVRESMGDFKNIAHRLEEVAVISGIKFINDSKATNVNSTWYALESMPGKVVLILGGVDKGNDYNELRDLVSKKVKAIVCLGKDNRRIHEAFSDEIDTIVDTRSVKDAVQAAYHLAKKGETVLLSPACASFDLFKNYEERGDQFKKAVMEL; encoded by the coding sequence ATGAGCGAAACAAATACTATATCATCCATTACCTCTTTTTCCCTTTCGGAAAAGGCTGGGGTGCGGTTAGTAGTGCTGGGCGCTGGCGAAAGCGGCGTAGGCGCAGCTTACTTGGCCCAACAGCAGGGGTATGATGTATTTGTTTCAGATTTTGGTCCAATTGCCGATCACTACAAAGTACAGTTGCAAGGCTGGAAAATTCGCTTTGAAGAAAATCAGCATACCGAGGCAGAAATATTTCAGGCTGCTGAAGTGATTAAAAGTCCGGGCATACCTGAAAAAGCGCCTATTGTAAAAGCATTACGTGAAAAAGGTATCTCCGTAATTTCTGAAATTGAGTTTGCAGGTCGGTATACTCATGCAAAAATTGTTGGTATAACAGGTTCTAACGGTAAAACTACTACTACCAGTCTTACTTACCACATCCTGAAAAATGCAGGCTTGAACGTAGGTTTGGCAGGTAATATTGGTAAAAGCTTTGCCTACCAGGTAGCTACCGAACATTTTGATTACTATGTGCTGGAGCTAAGCAGCTTTATGCTGGATGATATGTATCAGTTTAAAATGCATATCGCTATCCTGCTAAATATTACTCCCGACCATCTGGACCGGTACAATTACCAGATGGAAAACTATGTGACCTCTAAATTCCGCATTACGCAAAATCAAACAGCCGATGATTACTTCATCTACTGTGCTGATGATGCGGAAACATTAAAATACATGACTGAGCACACCTTTGAGGCTCAACTATTACCATTTTCTATTCAAAAAGAATTACCGTTGGGTGCATACCTGAACGGTGAAGAAATTAATATTAATACACCAAAAAACCATCTCCAAATGACTATCAACAAATTAGCCTTGCAAGGCAAGCACAACATCTACAATTCTATGGCTTCGGGCATCACAGCCAAAATTCTGGAATTGCGTAACGATACCGTACGTGAAAGTATGGGTGATTTTAAAAACATAGCTCACCGCCTGGAAGAGGTAGCTGTAATATCAGGTATCAAGTTTATTAATGATTCAAAAGCTACCAACGTAAATTCAACCTGGTATGCATTAGAAAGCATGCCTGGTAAGGTTGTACTTATCTTAGGCGGCGTTGATAAAGGTAACGACTATAACGAATTAAGAGATTTAGTATCTAAAAAGGTAAAAGCGATTGTGTGTCTGGGTAAAGATAACCGCCGCATTCATGAAGCTTTCAGCGATGAGATAGATACTATTGTAGATACACGTTCAGTAAAAGATGCTGTACAAGCTGCTTACCACCTGGCTAAAAAAGGAGAAACCGTATTGTTATCACCAGCTTGCGCCAGCTTTGATTTATTCAAAAACTACGAAGAGCGTGGCGATCAGTTCAAGAAAGCTGTAATGGAGCTTTAA
- a CDS encoding FtsW/RodA/SpoVE family cell cycle protein, whose amino-acid sequence MERILSKTKGDRWIWLIVILLSVVSLLAVYSSTGTLAYKQGKATEAILMKHLFMMIGGIGLMYISHKLDYRYYAGISKMLMIITIPLLLYTLVFGAHINNASRWIAIPGTGLSFQTSDMAKLALITYLARLLSRKQENIKDVKQSFVPIMGSVCIVFVLIAWANMSTALMLFGVSILLLIIGRISVKQIAVVCLAGGLLTMMVMFLGPRRHLYITRIHTFMHPEAVSSDKKFQGDHAKIAIASGGIFGKGPGNSTERNYLPEAFSDEIYAIIIEEYGLLGGVFLMGIYLFLLYRCIKIVTKAPKAFGALLAAGLSFSLTIQAFANMAVAVGLGPVTGVPLPLVSMGGTSILFTSVAFGIILSVSRHIDENEQKNKKVVVGQILEVA is encoded by the coding sequence ATGGAAAGAATTTTAAGCAAAACCAAGGGCGACCGCTGGATATGGCTTATTGTGATATTACTATCAGTAGTATCACTGTTGGCGGTGTACAGCTCAACCGGAACGTTAGCTTATAAGCAGGGAAAGGCAACTGAAGCTATTTTGATGAAGCACCTGTTTATGATGATAGGGGGTATCGGGCTGATGTACATTTCGCATAAGCTAGATTACCGGTATTACGCTGGCATATCCAAAATGCTCATGATTATTACTATCCCTTTACTGTTGTACACACTGGTTTTCGGTGCGCATATCAATAATGCCAGTAGGTGGATAGCTATACCCGGAACCGGTTTAAGCTTTCAAACATCAGATATGGCCAAGCTGGCTCTGATTACTTATCTGGCTCGTTTGTTATCACGCAAGCAGGAGAACATTAAAGATGTAAAGCAATCTTTTGTGCCTATCATGGGGTCGGTATGTATTGTGTTTGTTTTAATTGCCTGGGCCAATATGTCAACTGCGCTAATGCTTTTTGGTGTAAGCATTCTGCTGTTAATTATTGGTCGTATCAGTGTAAAGCAAATTGCTGTGGTATGTTTAGCTGGTGGGTTATTAACTATGATGGTGATGTTTTTAGGCCCACGCCGCCACCTGTACATTACGCGTATACACACGTTTATGCATCCTGAAGCAGTAAGTTCCGATAAAAAGTTTCAGGGCGATCACGCAAAGATTGCTATTGCCTCTGGCGGTATATTCGGTAAAGGTCCTGGTAACAGTACCGAGCGTAACTATTTGCCCGAAGCTTTCTCTGACGAAATTTATGCGATCATCATTGAAGAGTATGGTTTATTAGGCGGCGTATTCCTGATGGGTATTTACCTGTTCCTGCTTTATCGCTGTATTAAAATAGTAACTAAAGCACCTAAGGCCTTTGGCGCTTTGCTGGCTGCTGGTTTAAGTTTTAGCTTAACTATTCAGGCATTTGCCAACATGGCTGTAGCTGTAGGTTTAGGCCCCGTAACAGGTGTGCCACTGCCGTTGGTAAGTATGGGTGGTACATCAATTCTATTTACCAGTGTAGCTTTTGGCATTATTTTATCAGTAAGCCGGCACATTGATGAAAACGAGCAGAAAAATAAAAAAGTAGTAGTCGGACAAATTTTAGAAGTAGCATAG
- the murG gene encoding undecaprenyldiphospho-muramoylpentapeptide beta-N-acetylglucosaminyltransferase yields the protein MPNGKQNIANQKLPVTVSGRPLRIIISGGGTGGHIFPAVAIANALKKLHPDTEILFVGALGRMEMEKVPAAGYKIVGLDIQGIQRKSVWKNVMFPVKLIRSIRHAVKIIKDFRPDAAVGVGGYASGPLLYAASLMGIPTLIQEQNSYAGITNKWLSKKAQKICVAFDEMDKFFPVNKIIKTGNPVRRESVNIAGKRFSALELLKLSPDKKTILVTGGSLGARTLNNSVLAGLDKIIAADVQLVWQTGKVYYKNIIEQLGENYHPNIRVMEFLNRMDLAYAAADVIISRAGAGTIAELCIVGKPIILVPSPNVAEDHQTKNALALVQNHAAVFVADRDAEANLIDKALSLLNDKDKQKQLSNYISKLALPNADEVIAGQVIDIINNKK from the coding sequence ATGCCAAACGGAAAACAAAATATTGCCAACCAAAAGCTTCCCGTAACAGTTTCGGGCAGGCCTTTGCGCATCATCATTAGTGGTGGTGGTACTGGCGGGCATATTTTTCCGGCTGTGGCCATTGCTAATGCTTTAAAAAAGCTGCATCCTGATACTGAAATATTGTTTGTTGGCGCATTGGGGCGTATGGAGATGGAAAAAGTACCCGCAGCCGGCTACAAAATTGTTGGTTTAGATATTCAGGGTATTCAGCGTAAATCTGTTTGGAAAAATGTAATGTTTCCGGTAAAGCTGATCCGGAGCATCAGACATGCTGTCAAAATTATTAAAGATTTCCGCCCGGATGCGGCTGTGGGCGTAGGAGGCTATGCTTCCGGTCCGTTGCTGTATGCGGCTTCGTTAATGGGAATACCCACACTGATACAAGAGCAAAACTCATATGCTGGTATTACTAATAAATGGCTGAGTAAAAAAGCACAAAAAATTTGTGTGGCTTTTGATGAAATGGATAAATTCTTTCCAGTAAATAAAATTATCAAAACAGGTAACCCTGTAAGAAGGGAATCCGTAAATATCGCCGGCAAACGCTTTTCGGCGCTTGAATTGCTCAAACTGTCGCCCGACAAGAAAACCATACTGGTAACTGGTGGCAGCCTTGGGGCTCGTACGCTTAATAATAGTGTACTGGCGGGGTTGGATAAAATTATAGCAGCTGATGTGCAGCTGGTATGGCAAACTGGTAAGGTTTATTATAAAAACATCATTGAGCAATTAGGTGAAAATTATCATCCCAATATTCGGGTAATGGAGTTTTTAAATCGTATGGATTTGGCTTATGCCGCTGCCGATGTGATTATATCACGTGCTGGTGCCGGTACCATTGCAGAGCTATGTATTGTAGGTAAACCGATTATACTGGTACCCTCGCCTAATGTAGCCGAAGATCATCAAACTAAAAATGCTTTAGCATTGGTGCAAAACCATGCGGCAGTTTTTGTGGCTGATCGTGATGCTGAAGCTAATTTGATTGATAAAGCTTTGTCTTTATTAAATGATAAAGATAAGCAGAAGCAATTAAGTAATTACATCAGCAAACTGGCTTTGCCTAATGCTGATGAGGTAATTGCCGGGCAGGTAATTGATATTATTAACAATAAGAAATAA